From a single Actinomyces viscosus genomic region:
- a CDS encoding IS110 family RNA-guided transposase, with amino-acid sequence MQREVAGEMDIEDIDVFIGIDVGKSEHWATALSRDGQKVLDRALPNDEDRLREVYQRLQAKGQVLVVVDQPATIGALAVAVAQDMGITVGYLPGLSMRRIADLTPGSAKTDAKDAAVIAGAARTMPHTLRAVSASEEEAAALSMLTGFDLDLARQVNQTANRIRGLYTQIHPALEAVVGPWLEHDAVLEVVAAWPTPADLKRAGKARIDARLKKHGCRRHATWAGQIVSALEHQTVVVAGTDAAAVVLPHLARQLISLHAQRADVAAQVETLVQAHPLYQVLTSMPGIGVRTAAVFLAETLGKTFDAGAQLASYAGLAPVTRRSGSSIRGEHVSHGGNKRLKRAMFLSAFASLRSDPVSRAYYQRKRNQGKRHNQAVLALAHRRILTLHAMIRNGALYDPQPATKLPTAA; translated from the coding sequence ATGCAGCGAGAGGTGGCAGGAGAGATGGATATCGAGGACATCGACGTCTTCATCGGCATCGACGTCGGCAAGAGCGAGCACTGGGCCACGGCCCTGAGCCGGGACGGGCAGAAGGTCCTCGACAGGGCCCTGCCCAACGACGAGGACCGGCTGCGTGAGGTCTACCAGCGCCTGCAGGCAAAGGGGCAGGTGCTGGTGGTGGTCGACCAGCCCGCCACCATCGGGGCCCTGGCGGTGGCGGTGGCTCAGGACATGGGCATCACCGTGGGCTACCTGCCCGGGCTGTCGATGCGCCGCATCGCTGACCTGACGCCGGGCAGCGCCAAGACCGACGCCAAGGACGCTGCCGTCATCGCCGGCGCAGCCAGGACCATGCCTCACACCCTGAGAGCCGTCAGCGCCTCGGAGGAAGAGGCTGCGGCGCTGAGCATGCTGACTGGCTTCGACCTGGACCTGGCCCGCCAGGTCAACCAGACCGCAAACCGGATCCGGGGCCTGTACACCCAGATCCACCCCGCCCTCGAGGCCGTGGTGGGGCCCTGGCTGGAGCACGACGCCGTCTTGGAGGTCGTCGCCGCCTGGCCCACTCCAGCCGATCTGAAGCGAGCGGGCAAGGCAAGGATTGACGCCAGGCTCAAGAAGCACGGGTGCAGGCGGCACGCCACCTGGGCCGGCCAGATCGTCTCGGCCCTGGAGCACCAGACCGTGGTGGTCGCCGGCACCGACGCCGCCGCAGTGGTGCTGCCCCACCTGGCTAGGCAGCTCATCTCCCTGCACGCTCAGCGGGCCGATGTCGCAGCCCAGGTCGAGACCCTGGTGCAGGCCCACCCTCTTTACCAGGTCCTGACCTCCATGCCCGGGATCGGGGTCAGGACCGCAGCCGTCTTCCTGGCCGAGACCCTGGGCAAGACCTTCGACGCCGGAGCCCAGCTGGCCTCCTACGCCGGGCTCGCTCCTGTCACACGTCGCTCCGGCTCATCGATCCGTGGTGAGCACGTCTCCCACGGCGGCAACAAGAGGCTCAAGCGCGCCATGTTCCTGTCCGCCTTCGCCTCACTGCGCTCCGACCCCGTCTCCCGGGCCTACTACCAGCGCAAACGCAACCAGGGCAAACGCCATAACCAGGCCGTCCTCGCCCTGGCCCACCGCCGCATCCTGACCCTGCACGCCATGATCCGCAACGGCGCACTCTACGACCCCCAACCAGCCACGAAACTACCCACCGCCGCTTGA
- a CDS encoding dihydrodipicolinate synthase family protein, translating to MRLVERLAVAGVDSITALGSTGSYAYLAPAERARVARLAVERAGPTPVFIGVGDLRTSLCPRSC from the coding sequence GTGAGGCTCGTCGAACGGCTGGCTGTGGCGGGGGTCGACTCCATCACCGCCCTCGGCTCGACCGGGTCCTACGCATACCTCGCACCGGCTGAGCGTGCTCGGGTGGCTCGCCTCGCCGTTGAGCGCGCCGGGCCGACGCCGGTGTTCATCGGTGTCGGTGACCTGCGCACCTCACTGTGTCCTCGCTCATGTTGA
- a CDS encoding DDE-type integrase/transposase/recombinase, whose protein sequence is MQIAPSTYYARRSRPPSARSLLDEALKAEISRVHKNQLLGAGGPQDARDAGSPLRSPSVTEPVTWPAVPSNASCGLWVYRGVRRAKSPRTTRSAPPDRCPADLVKRHFSAFRPNELWVADITYVRTFSGWVYVAFVTDVFSRRIMGWQTTYRPVCTDLALDALKMAVWQRKRTGADLSGLVHHLRPRRAVPSHPLRTGPIRLRGSRLCRL, encoded by the coding sequence GTGCAGATCGCCCCGAGCACCTACTACGCCCGTCGTAGCCGTCCTCCATCAGCCAGGTCGTTGCTCGACGAGGCCCTCAAGGCGGAGATATCCAGGGTCCACAAGAACCAGCTACTCGGTGCTGGGGGCCCGCAAGATGCACGTGATGCGGGGTCGCCCTTGAGGTCGCCGAGCGTCACGGAGCCGGTCACGTGGCCCGCTGTACCGTCGAACGCCTCATGCGGGTTATGGGTCTACCGCGGCGTCAGGCGCGCCAAGTCGCCCAGGACGACCCGCTCGGCACCTCCGGACCGGTGCCCGGCCGACCTCGTCAAAAGGCATTTCAGCGCGTTCAGGCCCAACGAGCTGTGGGTCGCCGACATCACCTATGTGCGTACGTTCTCGGGGTGGGTCTACGTCGCCTTCGTCACCGATGTCTTCTCGCGGCGGATCATGGGGTGGCAGACCACCTACCGGCCAGTGTGCACCGACCTGGCCCTGGACGCCCTCAAGATGGCCGTCTGGCAGCGAAAACGCACCGGGGCTGATCTCTCTGGCCTGGTGCACCACTTGCGACCGCGGCGTGCAGTACCGAGCCATCCGCTACGGACAGGCCCTATCAGACTGCGAGGCAGTCGCCTCTGTAGGCTCTAA
- a CDS encoding transposase has product MSCASGPRGRALEALADPARAKGAIRRIAEELGVHPEALRSWVKKAQVDGGLRPGTTTDEAQRIKELEKGGPRAAKSQRDPEERVGFFRGGV; this is encoded by the coding sequence ATGAGCTGCGCGAGCGGGCCACGAGGACGGGCCTTGGAGGCGCTGGCCGACCCGGCGCGGGCCAAGGGCGCGATCCGCAGGATCGCCGAGGAGCTGGGAGTCCACCCCGAGGCTCTGCGCTCCTGGGTCAAGAAGGCCCAGGTCGATGGTGGTCTAAGACCGGGAACCACCACCGATGAAGCGCAGCGGATCAAGGAGCTGGAGAAGGGAGGTCCGAGAGCTGCGAAGAGCCAACGCGATCCTGAAGAGCGCGTCGGCTTTTTTCGCGGCGGAGTGTGA